The Pangasianodon hypophthalmus isolate fPanHyp1 chromosome 2, fPanHyp1.pri, whole genome shotgun sequence genome window below encodes:
- the LOC113538246 gene encoding myeloid-associated differentiation marker homolog has protein sequence MPVTFGELSTLTTPLSVARLCALFFSCLTLSLVSSVGYTSESPSLHTFYSFCMVIWCLFFVLTFLVVVIHFIQFHNLLPLSWKNLTATVAALGMLMTFSASFAFIWTIAGQHESKRIVAAVGSCLTSLAYAAELQFIRSQNDGHQRGYMATVPGLLKLLQVFGGCIALVLLNIQPEPSWRTCVSNVTYSVCLLPSVGTVLVMLMDCAGRSPVPFDRLLASFSLLGVIMYTAGTVVCFTRALEQYSGTKKPELVFIMSETVMACITLLAYTVDLAFSVKLLCDRN, from the coding sequence ATGCCAGTCACATTCGGAGAACTTAGCACCCTCACCACTCCACTTTCAGTGGCTCGTCTCTGCGCTTTGTTCTTCAGCTGCCTCACGCTCAGCCTGGTCTCCTCTGTGGGCTATACCTCCGAATCACCCAGTCTTCACACCTTCTACAGCTTCTGCATGGTTATATGGTGCCTCTTCTTTGTCCTCACCTTCCTTGTTGTGGTTATCCATTTCATCCAGTTCCACAACTTGTTACCGCTTTCCTGGAAGAACCTCACAGCCACTGTGGCGGCTCTTGGCATGCTCATGACATTTTCTGCCTCCTTTGCCTTCATATGGACCATAGCGGGTCAACATGAATCCAAGAGGATAGTGGCCGCCGTGGGCTCCTGTCTCACTTCGCTGGCTTACGCCGCAGAGCTCCAGTTCATTCGATCACAAAACGATGGCCACCAGCGAGGCTACATGGCCACGGTACCTGGACTTCTCAAGCTCCTGCAGGTCTTCGGAGGATGCATCGCGCTGGTGCTGCTCAACATCCAACCCGAACCCTCCTGGAGGACCTGTGTGTCGAATGTAACCTACAGCGTGTGCCTACTTCCATCTGTGGGCACAGTTCTGGTGATGCTAATGGACTGTGCGGGTCGCAGCCCTGTACCATTTGACCGGCTGCTCGCCAGCTTCAGCCTGCTGGGAGTGATCATGTATACCGCAGGCACAGTCGTTTGCTTCACACGAGCACTCGAGCAGTACAGTGGCACTAAAAAACCAGAACTTGTTTTTATAATGAGTGAGACGGTGATGGCATGCATCACTTTGCTGGCATACACAGTGGACCTGGCTTTCTCTGTTAAACTGCTATGTGACCGAAATTAA